The sequence below is a genomic window from Silvanigrella paludirubra.
ATTATTTTTGCTAAAGAAATAAAAACAAGGTTGGGTTGTGTTTTAAATATCATTAAAAGAATAGAGGAAGTATCTTCCCCCATATATACAAATCCAGAAGAAAATATAAGAGATACTATAAAAAAAGGAATTAAAAAAATAAAACTTTCAAGTAAGTAACGAACCCAAAAAACTCTCCAAATTTTTACCGTCAACATCTTAACACCTTTGTCTCTTTAAAAATATCGCGCGTGATAAACTCCCAAAAGTATCCTTTAAATTGTACTTGCATACAAAAAAAGGTTTACTATTGGAGAATTGCATGAAGTTACCAAGAATTTACGAGCATTTCAGGCAAGGACAAATATTTACTATTGAAGAGGCCCGTGAAAAGCTAAAAACTACTGGAAACACGCTTCGCAAAAGATTAAGTGAACTTTCCGCTAGAGGTTATATTTTCTCTATTCGCCAAGGTCTTTACAGAGTCACTAAAATTGGTGAAAGACCTGATTCTGAAAAAAGTTCACCTTTTGCTATTGCAGGAAAACTTACCCCATATTCTTATGTGGGGTTTCACTCTGCTATGCAACTTCATGCAAAAGAAGTACCAAAAGAAAACGATACCATTTATGTGGTCAGTCCCACAAAATTTAACTCCTTTAAATTCGAAGGAATTCATTATTTTTGGTGTCAGAGTCCAGAACCCCATGGCTTAGAAACTTTTTTATTAAATGAACATGGAACTGAATATGCTGTTTTAACTACTAATTTTGAAAAATCTCTTGTTGACTGTTTAAAAAGGCCAACGCATTGTCCGCCTTTTTATGAGCTTGTAAGGCTTTGTAGAAAAAGCGGATATTTACCAGATATAGAAAAAATTTTGAAATATGCTTCAGATTGTAATGTCCAAGCACTTTTTAATAGGCTTGGTTTTTTGTTTGAAAAGAATTTACCCTATTGGCAAATCCAAGACGGTTTTTTTAAATATATTGAAGATAGAATGAGTAGAAAACAGACAGAATGGCCTATTATTTATGAGCATAATAAAAACACTAATGATTCTTATTATTTAAGCAAACCTAAAACCTCGGCAAGTATAGATATTTCTGTGATGGAATCTAAAAACCGTTGGAAAGTTCAATTTTCTCAGCAAAATTAAATAGATAATATTTGATTTTTATATTTGATTAAAATTTTTAGGGAAACAACTTGACTCTGAATATCTCTTTCAGTAGATCATCTTTTACTCCTAGGTGCGGGAGTAGCTCAGTTGGCTAGAGCATCGCCTTGCCATGGCGAGGGTCGAGGGTTCGAGTCCCTTTTCCCGCTCCAATTAAAACCGCAGTTTTGTTTTCAAAGCTGCGGTTTTTGTTTTTCTAAATAAATGAATTATTAAATTTTCATATTTTGTTACACTTTTATTAAATTTTCTATCTTTTATTTTATGGGAGAAATAGATCATGATGGCTAGTTTAGAAAGAGTTTGTAAAATCGTTCTTATGCTTTTATTTACAATATACATTTCTATTGTTACATTAAATAATGTATTAGATTATAGTTCTAATTTTAATTTTGTAAAACATGTTCTATTAATGGATACAACTTTTAAAAATAATGAATTAATGTGGCGTTCAATCTCATCTCCTAATATACATACATTATTTTATATAGGGTTAATTTTTTTTGAAGCAATGATTTCAATTTTAGCATGGATAGGCTCTTTTTGTATGATTAAAAACTACAAATTAAGTGCTAAAAAATTTCATAACTCAAAAAAATTAGCTGTTATAAGTCTTATTTTAAGCTTAGTTATGTGGTCATTATTTTTCATGACTATTGGTGGTGAATGGTTTTTAATGTGGCAATCGCCAACTTGGAATGGCCTTGCAGTTGCTCGCCCTATGTTTTTGATTGTTGGAATAACATTGTTATTTATTATAAAAAAAGATGATGAAAAAAATGAATAAATAAATTTGGAAATAATTATTTTATGATTCAAATAAATAAAGCTCAATTTGAAGATTGTGAAATTTTAACGGAAATATTTTTTTTAGCACGTAAAGATCTGTATTATTTACCCGTTTTATATACAAAAGAGGAAACCTTATGGTGGATAAAAAATATTGTAATGAAACAAAACGAAATTTATATTGCAGAATATAAAAATGAAAAAGTAGGTTTTTTGGCAAAAAATAAAGAGGTGATTGAACACTTATATGTTATACCTGACTACCAAAATTTTTCTGTTGGACAAAAACTTTTGGATTTCTGTTTGAAAACAGGAAATAAATTTGAACTTTGGGTATTTCAAGAAAATATACGTGCGATTCGATTTTATGAAAAAAATGGATTTATATTAGAAGAAAAAACTAATGGAGATAGAAACGAAGAAAAAGTTCCAGATGCTAAATATATTTGGAGTCATTAATCCTTTTTTTATTTCATGTTAATTATTATTACTATGAAATAAAGTCATTCCAACATTAGGACAATCTTTTTGTCTTTTCGCTTCTGCAAAATCAAAGTAAACATGCTTAACTCCTTCTTTAGAAATTAACATTTTGCTATTTAATTGAGAGTAATAACTAGTTAATTCTGGATCAATAAATCTATTCTTTGAATTTAAATTAAAATTAATAGGATGTGTTGTTGGTTCATAAATTTCGAGTTCACACGAAGAAGAAGATGTTACTGTAATTGGTTCTATTTTATAACTATCTTGACTATACCCTGAATTTTTTATGGCTTCATATAATACTCTACCATCTGTATTATGTAATTTAAATCCTAAAATATTTGCAATAGTTGGAGCAACATCAACATTTCCTGTTGGTAAATTATTCTTCATTTGTGAATTAAAATCTGGGCCTAAAGCTAATAAGGTATTATGAACATCTGTTCTTCCAAATGTGCCGTGATCTCCTCTTTCTGTATCACCATCTG
It includes:
- a CDS encoding type IV toxin-antitoxin system AbiEi family antitoxin domain-containing protein; this encodes MKLPRIYEHFRQGQIFTIEEAREKLKTTGNTLRKRLSELSARGYIFSIRQGLYRVTKIGERPDSEKSSPFAIAGKLTPYSYVGFHSAMQLHAKEVPKENDTIYVVSPTKFNSFKFEGIHYFWCQSPEPHGLETFLLNEHGTEYAVLTTNFEKSLVDCLKRPTHCPPFYELVRLCRKSGYLPDIEKILKYASDCNVQALFNRLGFLFEKNLPYWQIQDGFFKYIEDRMSRKQTEWPIIYEHNKNTNDSYYLSKPKTSASIDISVMESKNRWKVQFSQQN
- a CDS encoding DUF2165 family protein; this translates as MMASLERVCKIVLMLLFTIYISIVTLNNVLDYSSNFNFVKHVLLMDTTFKNNELMWRSISSPNIHTLFYIGLIFFEAMISILAWIGSFCMIKNYKLSAKKFHNSKKLAVISLILSLVMWSLFFMTIGGEWFLMWQSPTWNGLAVARPMFLIVGITLLFIIKKDDEKNE
- a CDS encoding GNAT family N-acetyltransferase; translation: MIQINKAQFEDCEILTEIFFLARKDLYYLPVLYTKEETLWWIKNIVMKQNEIYIAEYKNEKVGFLAKNKEVIEHLYVIPDYQNFSVGQKLLDFCLKTGNKFELWVFQENIRAIRFYEKNGFILEEKTNGDRNEEKVPDAKYIWSH